A single Caldalkalibacillus salinus DNA region contains:
- a CDS encoding D-2-hydroxyacid dehydrogenase, with product MKIVVLDGYTLNPGDLSWQGLEHLGDVTVYDRTSQADIIPRAKEANLILTNKTPISAETIQACPKLKYIGVLATGFDQVDIHSAIQHEVVVTNIPTYGTASVAQFTFALLLSLAHRVQKHSDAVHAGQWSETSDFSFWLTPQIELQGKTMGIIGYGAIGEQVGKIANVMGMNVMAYRRSPGGTPPYERFEWATDLDQVFKCADIVSLHCPLTTETEGMINRHTLSMMKKEALLLNTARGKLIVEEDLAKALDEKRIAGAALDVLSTEPPQAEHPLYGVKNCIMTPHMAWASVEARTRLMNIAVNNAYQFLQGDPINVVNR from the coding sequence ATGAAGATTGTTGTGCTAGATGGCTATACTTTAAATCCAGGAGACCTAAGTTGGCAAGGCCTTGAGCATCTTGGCGATGTGACCGTTTATGATCGAACATCTCAAGCAGACATTATCCCAAGGGCAAAGGAAGCGAACCTCATTTTGACCAATAAGACCCCTATTAGTGCAGAAACGATACAAGCTTGTCCCAAATTAAAATACATTGGGGTTTTAGCAACTGGGTTTGATCAAGTTGATATACATAGTGCAATACAGCATGAAGTCGTGGTCACCAACATCCCTACTTACGGAACAGCATCAGTTGCTCAGTTCACTTTTGCCTTACTTCTCTCTCTGGCCCATCGTGTGCAAAAACACAGCGATGCAGTACACGCAGGACAATGGTCAGAAACATCGGATTTTTCTTTTTGGCTGACACCGCAAATAGAGCTCCAGGGGAAAACGATGGGAATTATAGGCTATGGGGCTATAGGAGAACAGGTTGGAAAGATCGCCAATGTAATGGGAATGAATGTGATGGCGTATCGTCGTTCACCCGGAGGCACACCACCATATGAACGGTTTGAGTGGGCAACAGATTTAGATCAAGTGTTCAAATGTGCGGACATCGTCAGTCTACACTGCCCATTAACGACTGAGACGGAAGGGATGATTAACCGACATACGCTATCAATGATGAAAAAGGAGGCGTTGCTCCTTAATACAGCCCGCGGAAAGCTCATCGTTGAAGAGGATTTGGCAAAAGCATTAGACGAAAAGCGGATCGCTGGGGCCGCATTAGACGTCCTTTCAACTGAGCCGCCTCAAGCTGAACATCCTCTGTACGGCGTGAAGAATTGTATCATGACTCCGCACATGGCGTGGGCGTCAGTTGAAGCGCGGACGAGACTGATGAATATTGCAGTGAACAACGCTTATCAATTCTTACAAGGGGACCCTATTAACGTGGTCAATCGTTAA
- a CDS encoding ATP-grasp domain-containing protein, with protein sequence MKYVTFNPLRTIGIPNTKYIKPELMFQEKEGIQEADWLLFPEYWQVNSLVYGLKKRIFPSIETFHLGHDKIEMTRVLNMIVPEHVPYTQILASTDANVRRVLDECPMPFMAKEVRNSQGKGVFYIENEAQFHEYARQNRVLYVQEYLPIDRDMRLVYVGDEVIGAYWRIGDSHSHLNNISQGGHVSYEFVPYEAVQLVEDIAKRLNINHAGFDVALVNDHLYIFEFNVLFGNIGLKGLKMSVEEKIQEYLRKQHSPNSPFTPFPSPRVS encoded by the coding sequence ATGAAATATGTGACGTTTAATCCTTTACGAACGATTGGTATACCGAATACCAAATATATTAAACCTGAGCTCATGTTTCAAGAAAAAGAAGGGATACAAGAGGCTGACTGGCTTCTATTTCCGGAGTACTGGCAGGTTAACTCGCTGGTATACGGCTTAAAAAAACGAATTTTCCCAAGTATTGAAACCTTCCATCTCGGCCATGACAAGATTGAAATGACAAGAGTATTAAATATGATCGTACCCGAACACGTACCGTATACACAAATCCTAGCCAGCACAGACGCTAATGTACGACGCGTGCTAGATGAATGCCCGATGCCATTCATGGCTAAGGAGGTAAGAAACTCGCAGGGTAAAGGTGTTTTCTATATAGAAAATGAGGCACAGTTTCACGAGTATGCGCGACAAAATAGGGTGCTCTATGTACAGGAGTATCTCCCGATTGATAGAGATATGCGCTTGGTATATGTGGGCGATGAAGTCATCGGCGCCTACTGGCGAATAGGGGATAGCCACAGTCATTTGAATAATATTTCACAGGGTGGACACGTATCATATGAATTCGTTCCCTATGAGGCGGTACAGCTTGTGGAGGACATCGCAAAACGGCTTAATATTAATCATGCAGGGTTTGATGTGGCTCTCGTTAATGATCATCTGTATATATTCGAGTTTAACGTATTATTTGGGAACATAGGATTAAAGGGTTTGAAGATGTCTGTTGAAGAAAAAATACAAGAATATTTACGCAAGCAACACTCCCCTAACAGTCCTTTTACGCCATTTCCTTCACCACGCGTGTCCTAA
- a CDS encoding anti-sigma factor family protein translates to MNCLYRYEDWERYVNQQVSVVEADQLEAHLAECDSCLTYYEHAIQLHLDQLEEAIGPAPDIVEDVMADIKSTPVMHSAKVDNASSKADQEAPVIVKKKKDRDFTTFFHYAVAASFAFLIYTFGFFDQFVHAMDQTEVITAQTDSWLTRLQQTPLDWWEWLIDSVDS, encoded by the coding sequence ATGAATTGTCTTTATCGTTACGAGGACTGGGAACGTTATGTGAACCAGCAAGTGTCAGTAGTGGAAGCGGACCAATTAGAAGCGCATCTCGCCGAATGTGATTCTTGTTTAACTTATTACGAACATGCCATTCAGCTTCACTTAGATCAATTAGAAGAGGCGATAGGGCCAGCGCCAGATATCGTTGAAGACGTCATGGCTGATATTAAATCGACTCCTGTCATGCATTCAGCCAAAGTCGACAATGCTTCCTCCAAAGCTGACCAAGAAGCTCCTGTCATAGTGAAAAAGAAGAAGGACCGTGATTTCACAACGTTTTTCCATTACGCGGTTGCGGCATCATTCGCTTTCCTGATCTACACGTTTGGTTTTTTTGACCAATTTGTTCATGCCATGGACCAAACTGAAGTGATCACAGCTCAGACCGATTCTTGGCTGACACGTCTACAACAAACACCTCTAGATTGGTGGGAATGGTTAATCGATAGCGTCGATTCATAG
- a CDS encoding sigma-70 family RNA polymerase sigma factor, with the protein MRGSKGGKLICEYQSIQSILAGDKQAYQAFIQRYQKRVYYAIFNIVKDREEAKDLTQEAFLSAYRSLEHFKQGASFSTWVTRIAINKALDYKRKKQPTPVSYVHDIVDEAKDNPNPDPLVALLDQESKSTIHQYLKKLPDVYRQAIYAYYFEQKSYQEIALHEGVETKTIESRLYRARQKLKVMWKEEVKS; encoded by the coding sequence GTGAGAGGGTCGAAAGGAGGGAAGCTTATTTGTGAATATCAATCTATTCAAAGCATACTAGCAGGAGATAAACAGGCTTACCAAGCATTCATTCAGCGTTACCAAAAGAGGGTGTATTACGCTATATTTAATATCGTTAAAGACCGTGAAGAAGCAAAGGATCTCACTCAAGAAGCTTTCCTCTCAGCTTATCGATCACTCGAACACTTTAAACAGGGCGCATCGTTTTCTACATGGGTGACACGGATTGCCATTAATAAAGCCCTAGATTACAAGCGAAAGAAACAACCTACACCAGTGTCTTATGTGCATGATATCGTAGACGAGGCGAAGGACAATCCCAACCCCGATCCGTTAGTCGCTTTGTTGGATCAGGAGTCTAAGTCAACCATTCATCAGTATCTAAAAAAATTACCTGATGTGTATCGACAGGCTATATATGCCTACTATTTTGAGCAGAAAAGCTACCAGGAGATCGCCTTACACGAAGGTGTAGAAACGAAAACGATAGAATCTCGATTATACCGTGCCAGACAGAAGCTAAAGGTGATGTGGAAGGAGGAGGTTAAGTCATGA
- a CDS encoding thiol-disulfide oxidoreductase DCC family protein encodes MANKPFRHNNEAEGEQQSKNGRAILLYDGVCNLCNSAVQFVLKRDKHDRFMYASLQSEAGQYLIRQYGLSDRQLNTFIYIDHEGYEIQSSAALRVLYGFGGTWRVLATVGGIVPRFVRDFIYRFVARNRYRWFGQQDTCMLPSANVQRKFVASIDDLKQCTDIIEAPTIHS; translated from the coding sequence GTGGCAAATAAACCGTTTCGACATAACAACGAAGCAGAAGGAGAACAACAATCTAAAAATGGTAGAGCCATTCTTTTGTACGACGGTGTATGCAACCTATGTAACAGTGCGGTTCAATTTGTCCTCAAAAGGGATAAACACGATCGCTTTATGTATGCTTCCTTACAGTCTGAAGCGGGACAATATCTTATAAGACAATACGGCTTAAGTGATCGTCAACTGAATACCTTTATCTATATTGACCATGAAGGATATGAGATTCAATCCTCAGCGGCCCTCCGAGTACTGTATGGTTTTGGTGGAACCTGGCGTGTTCTAGCTACTGTGGGTGGCATAGTCCCACGCTTTGTAAGAGATTTCATTTATCGCTTTGTGGCGAGAAATAGATATCGTTGGTTTGGTCAACAGGATACATGTATGCTCCCTTCCGCCAACGTTCAGAGGAAGTTCGTGGCATCCATTGATGATCTCAAGCAATGTACAGATATCATCGAGGCTCCCACTATTCATTCGTGA
- a CDS encoding S8 family peptidase, translating to MTETQHLFDTRKKLVGLLIVMALLATPFIYAYSDAQATSTVDTDKLDQAFASELENTTELLYYDVLITFDSKESVTLLDRFDRDVKSFNHLPIARVLLSPSEIAEVTQWDTVRFIEPNRKMKTFNAEGREMTNSEAVQQELGYDGEDVEIAIIDTGADGLHPDLIDNMTHNWQVAGTLISDSGYVSTTPDGIDVDTSIIDVEEETGVPVNTDEYGHGTHVFGTIAGTGDASDGYYRGMAPQASVQSYSSSAGILLVFTVEAYDHILDQVKNDDADIRLISNSWGSEGCEFNPHNAVNVATYEAYQEGILSVFAYGNSGPDVNTCNPYTTAPYVLGIGATDKAYKVTGFSSRGIEDANHDRERALQNFEAYLAASSDEQEAWDFDANPIGLYRPSVTAPGADIVSAQNPLHPMTTTGTLYGAASGTSMATPMVTGVLGLVIDAYEENNDGSLSPLDLIRLTEVTANKEVMHGYQTHDTGAGFVDAQLAVERAVNNDIPTQVTEEDLVTFEWPAQLDVKSGSYEGTVPANTWESNEGYETHTFEVKEGALKAYADLSWENEAENLYISLYEPGADVSDTNAATAQSAALLDTSNSRFVEVTFPEPGTWTVRIDGRNNTVTSYSGNWEVSYETDAAEEINAVLYVTPERISGNETVDVQAAVTNEGGIEDINSVSLVVRAANGNELYHWTKADFDKEDVNTLAFDAQDLKMSGKAPWTVTLEAENADGNVVYEQALIGKK from the coding sequence ATGACGGAAACACAGCACTTATTTGACACAAGAAAGAAGCTAGTTGGCCTTTTAATTGTAATGGCCTTGTTAGCAACCCCTTTTATTTATGCCTATAGTGATGCTCAGGCCACATCGACTGTAGACACGGACAAGTTGGATCAAGCTTTTGCATCTGAACTAGAGAACACAACAGAACTATTATATTATGATGTTCTGATTACATTTGATTCAAAAGAAAGCGTGACATTATTAGACCGCTTTGATCGCGATGTCAAGTCATTCAATCACCTACCAATCGCGCGTGTCCTTTTAAGTCCTTCTGAAATCGCAGAAGTGACACAATGGGATACGGTCCGTTTCATTGAACCGAACCGCAAAATGAAGACATTTAATGCAGAAGGACGTGAAATGACTAACTCAGAAGCTGTACAACAAGAGTTAGGCTATGATGGTGAAGATGTTGAGATTGCGATTATTGACACGGGTGCAGACGGCCTTCACCCGGATCTTATCGACAACATGACTCACAACTGGCAGGTTGCTGGGACGCTTATCAGTGACTCAGGGTATGTGAGTACGACACCAGATGGGATTGATGTCGATACGTCTATTATCGATGTGGAGGAAGAGACTGGTGTTCCAGTCAACACAGATGAATATGGACACGGCACTCATGTGTTCGGAACAATTGCAGGTACAGGTGATGCGTCTGACGGATACTACCGTGGGATGGCTCCTCAGGCCAGCGTACAAAGCTACAGTTCATCAGCAGGTATCCTACTCGTTTTCACAGTAGAAGCATACGACCATATCCTTGACCAGGTGAAAAACGATGACGCAGATATCCGTCTGATCTCCAACAGCTGGGGTTCAGAAGGATGTGAATTTAACCCGCATAACGCTGTAAATGTTGCAACGTATGAAGCGTATCAAGAGGGCATCCTTAGCGTATTCGCTTATGGGAACTCAGGTCCTGATGTGAATACTTGTAACCCTTATACGACAGCCCCTTATGTTTTAGGAATTGGTGCAACGGATAAAGCGTACAAAGTAACAGGTTTCTCATCTAGAGGAATCGAAGATGCCAACCACGATCGTGAACGAGCCCTACAAAACTTCGAAGCTTATCTTGCTGCTTCTAGTGACGAGCAAGAGGCATGGGATTTCGATGCCAACCCAATCGGTCTTTATCGTCCGTCTGTCACAGCGCCAGGTGCGGATATCGTTTCAGCACAAAATCCGCTCCATCCGATGACCACAACGGGTACTTTGTACGGCGCTGCAAGTGGAACGTCGATGGCCACACCGATGGTCACAGGCGTACTGGGACTTGTCATTGATGCTTATGAAGAGAACAATGATGGCAGCCTTAGTCCATTAGACTTAATCCGTCTAACGGAAGTAACAGCAAACAAAGAAGTGATGCACGGGTATCAAACCCATGATACTGGAGCAGGCTTTGTTGATGCCCAATTGGCGGTGGAACGTGCGGTTAACAATGATATACCAACTCAAGTAACGGAAGAAGATCTTGTTACCTTCGAGTGGCCGGCTCAGCTCGATGTTAAGTCAGGCTCATATGAAGGCACAGTGCCTGCTAACACTTGGGAATCCAACGAAGGGTATGAAACGCATACGTTTGAAGTGAAAGAAGGCGCCTTAAAAGCTTATGCAGATCTTTCTTGGGAGAATGAAGCCGAGAACCTTTATATCTCTCTTTATGAACCAGGCGCAGATGTATCGGATACGAACGCAGCGACGGCACAATCAGCTGCTCTATTAGACACTTCAAATTCTCGCTTTGTGGAGGTCACATTCCCTGAACCTGGGACGTGGACCGTTCGCATTGATGGGAGAAATAACACAGTCACAAGTTATAGTGGTAATTGGGAAGTCTCCTACGAAACAGATGCTGCAGAGGAAATCAATGCCGTATTATATGTGACGCCAGAACGCATATCCGGTAATGAAACAGTAGATGTTCAAGCAGCAGTGACAAATGAGGGTGGTATCGAAGATATCAACTCAGTTTCTTTGGTCGTACGTGCGGCTAATGGTAACGAGTTGTACCATTGGACCAAAGCGGACTTTGATAAAGAGGATGTCAATACCTTAGCGTTTGATGCGCAAGATCTTAAGATGTCTGGGAAAGCGCCTTGGACAGTCACACTTGAGGCAGAGAATGCAGATGGCAACGTCGTTTATGAACAGGCCTTAATCGGTAAAAAGTAA
- a CDS encoding CBS domain-containing protein: protein MNVAFFLVPKDDVVFVSPEATMRQALEKLDHHGYTALPIIDHRGKYIGTITEGDLLRKLKDSPEVSFENTDQIPLSEIPFRKKNKPVPINADMEDLISLATEQNFVPVVDDNKVFIGIIRRSDVIQYCYDYLKKMEKE, encoded by the coding sequence ATGAATGTAGCATTCTTTTTAGTTCCTAAAGATGACGTGGTATTTGTCTCACCTGAGGCGACGATGCGTCAAGCACTAGAAAAATTAGACCATCATGGATATACCGCACTTCCAATTATAGATCATAGAGGGAAATATATCGGCACGATCACAGAAGGAGACCTATTGAGGAAATTAAAGGACTCCCCAGAAGTCTCTTTTGAAAATACAGATCAAATCCCATTATCTGAAATCCCTTTTCGTAAAAAAAATAAGCCAGTCCCGATTAATGCTGATATGGAAGATCTCATATCACTTGCCACTGAGCAAAACTTTGTCCCTGTGGTTGATGATAATAAGGTGTTCATTGGGATTATTCGCAGAAGTGATGTCATTCAGTACTGCTACGATTATCTGAAAAAGATGGAAAAAGAATAA
- a CDS encoding DUF420 domain-containing protein, with translation MTDHGKQTNANQEEPVVTQQSQTNEHRDINEYGVKERNYTPWIIGLSLGINILVIILFILPGYRGFDHLDLTIMPMFNAIFNSFTFIFLLLALYFIIKKQVVLHRRFIYAAFTTTALFLINYVTYHSLSESTPFGGEGIIRSLYFFILLTHIILAIVIVPLALTTVARGLNMQVEKHRKIARWTMPIWLYVSLTGVIIYLMISPYY, from the coding sequence ATGACCGATCATGGTAAACAAACGAATGCCAATCAAGAAGAACCAGTGGTTACCCAACAATCACAAACAAACGAACATCGTGACATCAACGAATACGGTGTAAAAGAAAGAAATTATACGCCATGGATTATTGGACTATCCCTTGGCATTAATATACTCGTCATTATTCTGTTCATTTTACCCGGCTATCGTGGCTTTGACCACTTAGATTTGACCATAATGCCTATGTTTAATGCCATCTTTAACAGTTTTACTTTTATTTTTCTATTGTTAGCCTTATATTTTATTATCAAAAAACAAGTCGTTTTACATCGTCGCTTTATCTATGCAGCATTCACAACGACTGCCCTGTTTTTAATCAATTACGTCACGTATCATTCTCTATCAGAATCAACGCCTTTTGGTGGAGAGGGTATCATTAGAAGCCTATACTTTTTTATCCTATTAACACATATCATCTTAGCTATTGTCATTGTGCCACTTGCCTTAACCACAGTCGCTAGAGGGCTCAATATGCAGGTTGAGAAGCACCGTAAAATCGCAAGGTGGACCATGCCAATCTGGCTATATGTGAGTTTAACAGGCGTCATTATTTATTTGATGATATCGCCATATTATTAA
- a CDS encoding DNA alkylation repair protein, whose amino-acid sequence MPFYCCPTCQARSRFNVIEQHVTPIKIDFATGEESVLDQLEPFHIQYQGPDKRIQCGSCGQVDEEVRFVKMAERMRQQ is encoded by the coding sequence ATGCCATTCTATTGTTGTCCTACATGCCAAGCGAGGTCTAGGTTTAACGTCATCGAACAGCACGTGACACCCATCAAGATCGACTTCGCTACGGGTGAAGAGTCTGTATTAGACCAGTTAGAACCTTTTCATATACAGTATCAAGGTCCGGATAAAAGAATCCAATGTGGAAGTTGTGGTCAAGTTGATGAGGAAGTGCGTTTTGTAAAAATGGCCGAACGTATGCGTCAACAATAA
- a CDS encoding YfhO family protein yields the protein MTQNNMTKNSQHLLNAQATSRPQFGVYIGAFLFPTLLMSLYFFVLYGAYPIGDLTILRIDLFHQYVHFYSYFKEALTTSSSFLYSWHSGFGANHIGTLAYYTASPFMFLLLLFPKAYLPEAVALMVLLKVGCMSMAMCYLIRKKFNLETLETVIFSTFYALMAFSVVNYHNVMWLDGLIWLPILVLTIDLLLKEQVITPFMLILSLLFISNFYISYMVGCFIFLYFITNLVQRGQQWAKDQKIKICVKFFLGTLIAAGISAFLTLPTYQQLTTAGSGVTHNGFSPNFNSLVFIQNLFSGFYDSILSGTPYIYVGTFVLLLVPLYFFNRGIALSHKITWGIILGILLVSLQIPFLEWTWHGFASPNNYLYRFSFLVSFVLLYLSIVALTQIKHISKSTLVGLYGFILSGIGLAQWMNVIDVNLVMNLILISLFFVYLLLYIMNYKRFLYILLLIYAIGELTFNSATSFIALSQETGSVPREMFDAYEAYEQAVQVINHQDLEGQHGLYRATNDLKTTPNDGLLLGYSDFNQFNSMLREDFAESINKLGLHISKAVYRENGATVFTDSLLGLSYYISAEDDVRSGYYVPFAEHQNLTLYRNDLALPVGFTVDENFGHITLDDMDQPFENQNKVYQALSGRDEPLFKALDPEQVTTTYENVADIEQEQGRMILTRENEHAPLTIKHTLDVREENTLMYAYITMPAMWKQYLNFSDIVPETYVNGVLIEEYPRYEHEGILDMGTFSQGQVTMTINIDADDFTYEEMQFYGLDISAYPTMVEHIDVQGLDVTLREGNRLQGTVKAENDHDFLFLTIPWDEGWRVKVNGETIQPKKLLGGFMGIPTTVGENDIDMTFIPQGFLTGCITSFVSLILLGLIARKEYVSWKKKTTQTSTKMNL from the coding sequence ATGACACAAAATAATATGACAAAAAATAGTCAACATTTACTCAATGCGCAGGCGACTAGTCGCCCTCAGTTTGGTGTTTATATAGGTGCCTTTTTATTTCCTACTCTATTAATGAGCCTCTACTTTTTTGTACTATATGGCGCCTATCCGATAGGTGATTTGACAATTCTTAGGATTGACTTATTTCACCAGTATGTGCATTTTTATAGCTATTTTAAGGAAGCGTTGACCACAAGCAGCAGCTTTTTATATAGTTGGCACTCTGGGTTTGGGGCCAATCACATTGGCACGCTGGCCTACTACACTGCTAGTCCATTTATGTTCCTTTTATTATTATTTCCGAAAGCTTACTTGCCTGAAGCAGTGGCATTGATGGTCCTTTTAAAAGTAGGTTGTATGTCAATGGCTATGTGTTATCTGATCAGGAAGAAGTTCAACCTGGAAACGTTAGAGACGGTCATCTTCTCCACCTTTTATGCCCTTATGGCCTTTAGCGTTGTCAATTATCATAATGTGATGTGGCTAGATGGGCTCATCTGGTTACCCATACTCGTCTTAACCATTGACTTACTCTTAAAAGAACAAGTCATCACGCCTTTTATGCTCATTCTCTCTCTATTGTTTATATCTAACTTCTATATTTCGTATATGGTTGGCTGTTTTATCTTCTTGTATTTTATCACGAACCTTGTGCAGCGCGGTCAACAGTGGGCTAAAGATCAAAAAATAAAGATTTGCGTTAAATTCTTTTTGGGGACGCTTATTGCGGCGGGCATATCAGCGTTCCTTACTCTACCAACCTATCAACAACTGACAACTGCGGGTAGTGGGGTGACGCACAACGGTTTCAGCCCTAATTTTAACAGTCTCGTATTTATTCAAAATCTATTCAGTGGTTTCTACGATTCTATATTATCGGGAACACCTTATATCTATGTTGGCACCTTTGTTCTCTTATTAGTGCCCTTATATTTTTTCAATCGTGGTATTGCCCTGTCTCATAAGATAACATGGGGCATCATCCTTGGTATATTACTCGTCAGTCTGCAAATCCCTTTCCTTGAATGGACATGGCACGGATTTGCCTCACCAAATAACTATCTATATCGCTTTAGTTTTCTAGTGTCTTTTGTCTTACTGTATTTAAGTATTGTGGCATTGACACAAATCAAGCATATCAGTAAGTCTACTTTGGTCGGTTTATACGGGTTTATTCTCAGTGGTATAGGTCTAGCGCAATGGATGAACGTCATAGACGTCAATCTAGTGATGAACTTAATCCTCATATCGTTATTCTTTGTTTACTTACTGTTATACATCATGAACTATAAACGTTTCTTATATATCTTGCTCCTCATCTATGCCATAGGTGAACTGACCTTTAACAGTGCCACTAGCTTTATCGCCCTTTCACAGGAGACCGGTTCTGTGCCGAGAGAGATGTTTGATGCTTATGAGGCGTATGAGCAAGCGGTGCAAGTGATTAATCACCAAGACTTAGAAGGTCAGCATGGATTGTATCGTGCAACTAACGACCTTAAAACAACACCTAATGATGGTCTTTTACTAGGATATAGCGACTTTAATCAATTCAATTCTATGTTACGGGAAGATTTTGCTGAAAGCATAAACAAATTAGGCCTGCACATCTCAAAGGCCGTGTACAGAGAAAATGGGGCAACGGTATTTACTGACTCGCTTCTGGGTTTGTCCTACTATATAAGTGCTGAAGACGACGTCAGAAGCGGGTATTACGTTCCGTTTGCGGAGCATCAAAATCTGACCCTATATCGGAATGACCTGGCCTTACCTGTGGGTTTCACGGTTGACGAAAATTTTGGCCATATAACATTAGATGATATGGATCAACCGTTTGAAAACCAAAACAAGGTGTATCAAGCCTTAAGCGGACGTGATGAACCATTATTCAAAGCTTTGGACCCTGAGCAAGTGACGACAACATATGAAAATGTAGCGGACATTGAGCAAGAGCAAGGGCGTATGATATTAACACGTGAGAATGAGCATGCCCCACTGACAATTAAACATACGCTGGATGTGAGAGAGGAAAATACACTGATGTATGCCTACATCACCATGCCCGCTATGTGGAAGCAGTATTTAAATTTCTCTGATATCGTACCAGAAACATACGTTAATGGCGTTCTGATAGAAGAATATCCTAGATACGAACATGAGGGTATATTAGACATGGGGACCTTCTCTCAAGGACAGGTGACGATGACAATTAACATCGATGCAGACGATTTCACCTATGAAGAGATGCAATTCTATGGTTTAGATATCTCGGCTTATCCCACTATGGTAGAACACATCGATGTCCAGGGTTTAGATGTTACTTTACGAGAAGGTAACAGATTACAGGGAACGGTCAAAGCTGAAAATGACCATGATTTTCTCTTCCTCACTATCCCCTGGGATGAAGGTTGGCGTGTGAAGGTAAACGGTGAGACGATACAACCTAAGAAGCTCTTGGGTGGGTTTATGGGCATCCCTACAACGGTCGGCGAAAACGACATAGACATGACTTTTATACCGCAGGGATTTCTCACTGGGTGTATCACGTCATTCGTAAGCTTGATTCTACTTGGCTTAATCGCTAGAAAAGAGTACGTTTCGTGGAAAAAGAAAACAACACAAACCTCTACTAAAATGAACCTGTAA
- a CDS encoding M20/M25/M40 family metallo-hydrolase, producing the protein MKQSSEDFLMELLRTPSPSGMEMDIQKKWLKYVHPFADEVHTDHAGNAYATLNPKAPFKVLLAGHIDEIAFVINKIDDNGFLRFSKVGGISHKPAIGMKVTIRGKSKSLVGVIGVNAEHHGGIKDDFDYEDLYIDCGAKSKEEVEPYVQIGDLVVYKRDPEILLNNRVSGRGLDNRTGAFIVAEVCRKLAEQKPKVGVYAVSTVNEETNLGGAYFAAAGIKPSIAMACDVTFATDYPGVNTNKYGDIKLDGGPVLAKGAPIHVKVNEWLERAAAKRQINVQYELTPRSTGTDADRMRLTGQGVPVALVSLPLRYMHSPVETVSLKDINEEIDLLVEMISSLEGTEDLRPVVFEESE; encoded by the coding sequence ATGAAACAATCGTCTGAAGACTTTTTAATGGAACTACTCAGAACGCCTTCACCGTCAGGTATGGAAATGGACATTCAGAAAAAATGGCTCAAGTACGTACATCCATTTGCTGATGAAGTTCATACGGACCATGCTGGAAACGCTTATGCAACGCTTAACCCTAAAGCCCCATTTAAAGTACTTCTTGCAGGCCATATAGATGAGATCGCCTTTGTTATTAATAAAATAGACGATAATGGCTTCCTGCGTTTTTCTAAAGTGGGTGGGATTAGCCATAAGCCTGCTATTGGAATGAAGGTCACGATACGAGGGAAAAGCAAATCACTCGTAGGGGTGATCGGTGTCAATGCGGAGCACCACGGTGGGATTAAGGATGACTTTGATTACGAAGACCTGTATATTGACTGTGGCGCAAAGAGTAAAGAAGAGGTTGAACCCTATGTACAGATCGGGGACTTGGTTGTGTATAAAAGAGACCCAGAAATTCTACTAAATAACAGAGTGAGTGGTCGAGGGTTAGATAATCGTACAGGTGCTTTTATTGTGGCTGAGGTGTGTCGCAAACTCGCCGAGCAGAAACCGAAAGTCGGTGTATATGCTGTGAGCACTGTTAATGAAGAGACGAATTTAGGAGGCGCCTACTTTGCAGCGGCTGGCATTAAACCTTCTATAGCCATGGCTTGCGATGTCACTTTTGCCACAGACTATCCGGGTGTTAACACCAATAAGTATGGTGATATCAAACTAGACGGTGGGCCAGTATTAGCGAAAGGCGCACCGATTCATGTCAAAGTGAATGAATGGTTAGAGAGAGCAGCAGCGAAAAGACAAATTAACGTCCAGTATGAGCTTACCCCTCGTTCGACTGGAACGGATGCAGATCGGATGCGTTTAACAGGACAAGGGGTGCCAGTCGCACTTGTTTCTTTACCACTCCGGTACATGCATTCCCCAGTTGAAACAGTCAGCCTGAAAGATATTAATGAAGAGATTGACTTGTTAGTCGAGATGATCTCGTCGCTTGAGGGGACTGAAGACCTTAGACCTGTCGTTTTCGAAGAATCAGAGTGA